The DNA segment TTTACTATACAATAGCATACCACCTGCACCTTGACAGATTGGCTCAACTATTAGAGCATTTATAGACTCTTTATGCTGCTCAAGATATTTTTTTGATTTTAACCAATGATTCTCAGCATTTAACCATAAAGGATCACTCTTGCCAGTAACATAAGGAATATTTTTTAGTTTAAAACTATCAAATAATAACGCCTTATATGGTTCAGAATATAGACCACAATCACTAACACTCATAGTTGCTAAAGTCTCACCATGATATGAGTTTTCAAGGGATACAAAATTTATTTTATCTGATTGATTACGCAACTGTCTTAGATGTATAGTCATCTTTAGAGCAATTTCAACTGCAGATGAACCATCAGCAGCATATAAAGTTTTATCCATTGCTGTTAATTTGCATATTCTTTTGCTAAAACGCTCAACTTCATCATTAGTTGTATTAGCAAAGATGGTATGCTCAAATTTATCAAGCTGCTGCTTTAAATTATCTATGATATATGGATGTCTGTGCCCTAATGATTTACACCACCAGCTAGATATAGCATCAAAAATTTTGTGACCAGCTTGAGTATATAAATAACTACCTTCAGTTTTATAAATGTGCAATGGTGGAACTTTTTCAAAATCTTTCATTTGCGTGCATGGGTGCCAAATATTTGTACTATATTTCATTGTAAACCTATTTGCTAGTTTAAAGTTGACATAAATTGTATACAAGTTATAGAATACTTTACAACTATAAAAATACATCTAAAAATATAAAAATGAGTTTACAGAAAATCAAAGAAATTTATACTAGACCATTAACAGAGCTTATTCTAAAAGCTTTAGAAATCCATAATAAAAATTTTGGCAATGATATAGAACTTTGTTCATTAAAGAGTATAAAAACTGGAGCATGTCCTGAAGATTGTAAATATTGCCCTCAAAGTGGTCATTATAATACTAATGTTGAGAAGCATAAGCTGCTTGATATTGAAACTATTCTAGCTGAAGCAAGACAAGCTAAAAATAGTGGTTCAAAAAGATTTTGTATGGGTGCAGCTTGGAAAAATGTTCCTAAAAAAGATTTTGATAAGATTGCAGAGATTATTAGCGAAGTAAAGAAACTTGGTTTAGAAACATGTGTAACTCTCGGAAGTATCAACGCTGATGAGGCAACCAAGCTAAAGCAAGCAGGACTAGATTATTATAATCATAACCTTGATACTTCAAGAGACTTTTA comes from the Francisella persica ATCC VR-331 genome and includes:
- the bioA gene encoding adenosylmethionine--8-amino-7-oxononanoate transaminase, with the protein product MKYSTNIWHPCTQMKDFEKVPPLHIYKTEGSYLYTQAGHKIFDAISSWWCKSLGHRHPYIIDNLKQQLDKFEHTIFANTTNDEVERFSKRICKLTAMDKTLYAADGSSAVEIALKMTIHLRQLRNQSDKINFVSLENSYHGETLATMSVSDCGLYSEPYKALLFDSFKLKNIPYVTGKSDPLWLNAENHWLKSKKYLEQHKESINALIVEPICQGAGGMLLYSKDYLNKLCNWCRDNDIYIIFDEIMTGVGRLGKLFALDYLDIIPDFLCISKGITSGVIPFSITLTKNNYYDMFYKDKVSEAFLHSHTHSGNVLGVVAANSVLDIFEQQNILANVTKLESYMLAAFLEINSQINIFKNIRNLGGVIAADLDVAKDRFGFYVYKEAIRLEALLRPLGNTIYWLPPLNSTLDDIDSLKQITKQAIINAF